TCGATATCCAACTGAACGTCATCCAGAGCGGCGTCCATCGTAATGCGGTACCCAAGATCACGGCACAACCTTTTGTATTCAGGCGAATCTCGGTCGGATGGATCAAGTCCCTGAAGGGTCATGATCGCCTCAGCCGCGGGACGAAGCAGAATATCCATATCGAAGAAAGCAGCTTTATGTTTACGGGAAAGGGCTTTGGCTAGTGTGGTCTTGCCACTTCCGGCCCCGCCGAGAAAGAAAATTAGTTTGCTCATGAATGTAATGCCTCCTTAATTGTATTGAAAAAATAGTATATGTAATTAAAAAATACACGAATATATAGATTCATCATTAGAGTTCATGAATGAAAGGACTTGTTTATTTTAACATAAATAAAGAAGCTTGTTGGCTAGACAGAAAAGGAAGGATAAGGTAATATCATACCTAGTTGTTCTATGCATAGGTTTCCGATGTATATGAAAAGAAGAGATTTGAAAGTGTTATTTTTCAAAATCTAAAAATTCTTGCTAAATGAATTGAAAAGGAAGGAGTGAGTGCGTTGCAGGTTAACAAACAAATGATTAAAGGCAGTACCGAAACATTGATTCTGACCCTGCTTCAGGAACGACCGTTGTACGGATATGAATTAATCAAGGAACTACATCGTCAATCCGAGGGTGTGTTTAATCTGAAAGAGGGCACGTTATATCCTATTTTGCATGCTATGGAGATTGAAGGTTGGGTAGAGTCGTACTGGATGGAGGTTGAAGGCCGTAAACGTAAATATTATTCGATTCGTGACAAGGGCATGGAGGCCTTACAAAGTAAAAAAGCAGAATGGAATATGTTCCGTAGAGCTGTGGATCGAGTGCTTGGTGAAGGAGGCCTGACATGACAAATCGACATGAACGAATTCAGCATTATCTGGATCACATGTGTGTTCAGGTTAAAGCTCGCGAAGTACATAACGACTTGCGTGATGAGTTGGGAAACCACATGGAAGAAATGATTTTGGATAAAGAACAAGAAGGTTATACAGAGGAAGAAGCAATTGCATATGCCATTGAACAGATGGGTGATCCTGCAGTGGTAGGCAAAAGCATGCACCGATTGCATCGTCATCGCATGCATTGGGGGCTGTTAGTTGGACTAATTGGTTTGTCTATAACTAGCCTGTTACTGATATGGATCTTTACGATGAATGTTGCAGATGAAAAGTATCAGTCCTTATATCGGGGGCATGTGGTGTACACCATTATAGGTGTAATATTGATGTTGTTCTTTATTTATTTTGATTATCGTAAGTTGAAAAAAGCTGCTTGGTGGATCTATATTCTACTTAATGCCCTTTTGTGGATTAATCCAATGATATCTACGGATTTTTATGGTATGAGCAGATTCCTGATTGCACCACTTGGATTTGTAATAGACCTTACGACTGCTTCAGTATGGATTTTGCCACTTGCCATAGGGGCAATTGTGCAGGAGAAGTTTCATTCAAACTGCAATATGCAATCCATATTGACCTATATTGCTATGGTAGCGTTACCTGTAGTGCTATTGTTTCAAATGTCGGACTGGGTTCGCATGTTTCTGTTTGGCACAATGTCCATTATTTTATTTGGTTGGCTCACGCGAAAATGGCTTTATACAGCCTTAGGTGCTGTTGTAACAGGAAGTGTTTTTGTATTGTTATTGTTTTTTGCAGATAAGTACGGCCGCCTAGAGAGGCTTTCCGTCGTTTTGAATCTTCAGGATGACCCTTACGGTGGCTATAGTAACAATTCCATTATTGAAATTATTCAATCAGCCGGCTGGTGGGGTAATGGGATTGATACAACGTTCGACATGTTTAAAATGAGTTATTTAGATTACCCAGGTGTTCTGCTCATTGATGTGTTTGGCTGGTCAGCCGGGATACTATTATTGGTGGGTATCATCTGGTTTGTTGCAAGTATGGTGAAGATGCTTCCTCGCATTCGGGATGATTTCGGTCGAATGATAATTATCAGTATCACATCCATGTTTGCGTTGCAAATCATCTATTCATTGGCGATGACTACCGGCAAGGCTCCAATTCTTAGCATAGTTTTTCCTTTAATAGGATATGGAAATCACCTGCTTTTCGAATATGCCATGGTCGGTTTACTTCTCGGTATTTATCGTCGGAAGGATACCATTTCGACGATAAATGAAAGAATACAGCAGAAGGTGGATGGCGACCCAATGACCAGTTCATAGGTATCCAAAATCATTACCGCATCATGAAATGAAGGGATTGTCTTGCTTGTTTAACGAGCATTCACGGAAACCAGATATGACGCAGGTTCACCCAGCCCTGGCTGTTGAAAGATAGACCACGCACAGAAGGCAGATAAGCGGTCTCTACCGGTTTTTCAGATAAATGGAACAGTAGGTTCTGGCTTACCAAGAATTGTTCAATACGGTCTAATTCACGAGTTCGATCCGCAGCGATGGGAGAGGCGACGATGGTTTGCAAGATCTCATGGATCGTTATACGAGCAGAATCTTCCTGATGCTCAGATAACGTAGAGTAGAGATCATACCTTCGCAGTTCTTCGTCCCTGTCCCGAATGAGAGAGAAGAGAATCAGATCAGATTCCAGTCGCAGATCTCCTTTGAACTGCTCCATCGTAGCAGTACGGACGGTACAAGAGAAACCGCACTGCTCCAGTATGGACGCCAGATGTTGGGCATCCCTGCGATATTGTGGAATGGTTGCAATGTGCAGGGAGATGGGACTAGTGGAAGCGGATCTTATCGATATATCGCTAAATCCCTCCAAGTGGACCTGGACCTTCTTGGTGCTCACCGCACTAAAATCAGTCTCCACGACCTCAGAGTTATCTGCATGTCCGTCATCTCTATACATTCCAGCAAGGCATGACTGAAGGTGTGCTCTTACTTCCGGATCGTTTAACGGTCCGGTTTTTTGTGTATTACACGTGAGTAATTTATGAACCATTACACCTGCACTAATCTGTGTCCAGTCTGCACCCGCAGACGAGGACGGATTATGAACAAGATGAAAGAACGGAGTTTCGATATCTTGGCTATCGTCCATTTTTGCCGAGGCACTCCACGGAATCTGCAGGATATCTACCCGGTCCATATGTGCTCTACCTTGAAAATATGATGAAAAGGCTTCAAGTCTGCACAAGTGATCATCCCAGGCGGTGACCTTGAACGGTCCCGTCCCAACAGGTTTTTGCATCCCATGCACCTCACTCGAATGCTTCATCTTATGTTCGTTTGTTCCTGGTGAGGGTACAATCGCCGCACGACTTGTTGTCAGGAAGGACAAAAACAATTCATGAGGATCTTTAAGCTGGAAACACACGGTTAAGGAATCGACCGCTTCAATAGATAGAATCTGTTTACTTACATCACGGTACAGTGTCCGGCGATCTGTAGATTGCAGCCGTTCAAACGTATGCACTATATCATGGGCTGTCAAGAACTGACCATCGTGAAATGTAATACCTTTTCGCAAATAAAAGATCCAGGTCTTTCGGTCTGCACTGACATCCCAAGTATGAGCCAGACAGGGAAGA
This Paenibacillus xylanexedens DNA region includes the following protein-coding sequences:
- a CDS encoding FtsW/RodA/SpoVE family cell cycle protein produces the protein MTNRHERIQHYLDHMCVQVKAREVHNDLRDELGNHMEEMILDKEQEGYTEEEAIAYAIEQMGDPAVVGKSMHRLHRHRMHWGLLVGLIGLSITSLLLIWIFTMNVADEKYQSLYRGHVVYTIIGVILMLFFIYFDYRKLKKAAWWIYILLNALLWINPMISTDFYGMSRFLIAPLGFVIDLTTASVWILPLAIGAIVQEKFHSNCNMQSILTYIAMVALPVVLLFQMSDWVRMFLFGTMSIILFGWLTRKWLYTALGAVVTGSVFVLLLFFADKYGRLERLSVVLNLQDDPYGGYSNNSIIEIIQSAGWWGNGIDTTFDMFKMSYLDYPGVLLIDVFGWSAGILLLVGIIWFVASMVKMLPRIRDDFGRMIIISITSMFALQIIYSLAMTTGKAPILSIVFPLIGYGNHLLFEYAMVGLLLGIYRRKDTISTINERIQQKVDGDPMTSS
- a CDS encoding PadR family transcriptional regulator; translation: MQVNKQMIKGSTETLILTLLQERPLYGYELIKELHRQSEGVFNLKEGTLYPILHAMEIEGWVESYWMEVEGRKRKYYSIRDKGMEALQSKKAEWNMFRRAVDRVLGEGGLT
- a CDS encoding ABC transporter substrate-binding protein; the protein is MKLHQQYLLLHRHYGHHTEHELTLADLADLLSCTHRNTLTIVKKMVAHDWIRWVSQRGRGRRSSLTLLVPADQIAAEYMMQAMNRRELQEAAEQVSAFSSSTIMQDHLNQWLLGYSGHHTEAGTNNEQIDTLRLPLRQQLHALDPLYINLLAESFVTSHVFDGLVQRGEQGEILPCLAHTWDVSADRKTWIFYLRKGITFHDGQFLTAHDIVHTFERLQSTDRRTLYRDVSKQILSIEAVDSLTVCFQLKDPHELFLSFLTTSRAAIVPSPGTNEHKMKHSSEVHGMQKPVGTGPFKVTAWDDHLCRLEAFSSYFQGRAHMDRVDILQIPWSASAKMDDSQDIETPFFHLVHNPSSSAGADWTQISAGVMVHKLLTCNTQKTGPLNDPEVRAHLQSCLAGMYRDDGHADNSEVVETDFSAVSTKKVQVHLEGFSDISIRSASTSPISLHIATIPQYRRDAQHLASILEQCGFSCTVRTATMEQFKGDLRLESDLILFSLIRDRDEELRRYDLYSTLSEHQEDSARITIHEILQTIVASPIAADRTRELDRIEQFLVSQNLLFHLSEKPVETAYLPSVRGLSFNSQGWVNLRHIWFP